DNA sequence from the Cyanobacteriota bacterium genome:
ACAGCAGTGACTACAGCACCGTTCCGACGGTAGCTCAGGAACCGATAACCCGATCGCAGGTCTGCGTGAACTAACTGCAACTCCGTAGGAACAAGGGCTTCATACTCAGGAAAGTAAGTGTCGCCATCAACTGGGTAATCGAGCAATGTCAGTTCAAGGCGATCGGCTAGCGGTAACGCTTGGGCATAGATTGAAGCACCGCCAATAATGAATGCCTGCTGGGTAGGCGTAATCCCACGCAGTGCTGC
Encoded proteins:
- a CDS encoding dihydrofolate reductase, which translates into the protein MAANRVIGRNGKVPWYLPEDLQRFRALTLNHAVIMGRKTWESDLERRPLPQRTMIVVSRSLSAGDGLPPGVRVVSSLSAALRGITPTQQAFIIGGASIYAQALPLADRLELTLLDYPVDGDTYFPEYEALVPTELQLVHADLRSGYRFLSYRRNGAVVTAV